ATCGGGAAAGGGAGACGTAAATGAATAAGAACCTGGATGATGAATATTATCATTTGCTGGAACAAATACAGGCTGCGGATTTTGTGCTTGTCGAACTGACACATTATTTGGATACGCATCCTACTGACCAACAAGCACTGCAGCAATTCAATCAATTCCATGAATACTCCAAGCAACTGAAATCGGTTTTTGAACCTAAATACGGTCCATTATCAGGATTCGGAAACAGTTTTGGCGGTGAAAATAAATGGGAATGGGGTCAAGGCCCATGGCCATGGCAGGTATAAGGAGAGATATCCATGTGGGTATATGAAAAAAAACTGCAATATCCGGTTAAGGTGAGGAACTGCAACCCGAGATTGGCAAAATATTTAATAGAACAATACGGGGGTGCCGATGGTGAGTTGGCAGCCGCCCTTCGTTACTTAAATCAGCGCTACACGATTCCAGACAAAGTGATTGGCCTTTTAACCGATATTGGAACGGAAGAATTCGCACACCTGGAAATGATCGCTACGATGATTTATAAACTCACGAAAGACGCTACGCCACAACAGATGGCTGAAGCAGGACTTGGAGATCATTATGTTAACCATGACAGTGCACTTTTTTATCACGATGCCGCAGGAAACCCATGGACTGCCACATATATCCAAGCTAAAGGCGATCCCATTGCCGACCTATACGAAGATATTGCCGCTGAAGAGAAGGCGCGGGCCACGTATCAATGGTTGATTGACATTTCAGATGATCCCGATATCAATGATTCCCTTAGGTTTTTACGCGAAAGGGAAATTGTCCATAGCATGAGATTTAGAGAGGCCGTGGAGATTTTAAAAGATGAACAAGGGAAAAAGAAGTTTTTTTGAAGATCAGTATAAAAACTGGACCCCCATGTAAGACTTTTGCCTAACAATGGGGGTCCAGTTGAGATCTGCGTTATTATCATTTACGGTCTGAAGAATAAGTCCAGCCATCTTCCTGATATATCTTGTCTTCCTTCATTAGTTTGCCAAGAGCACGTTTGAACGCTCCCTTGCTTAAACCGAAGTGAAATTGAATCTCATCTGGTGGGGTTTTATCCCCATAAGGCATCGCTCCGCCACGATTCATTAAATACGTAAAAATGACATCGGCATCTTCGCCCATTAAATCTTGTTTAAACGGGATTAGAGAGACGTTCAGCGTCCCATCTTCTTTACTATCTATGACGCGGCCTTCCACTAATTCCCCAAGGCGAGGCTCCTCCTTGCGTTCACTTTCATGAATGAAGCAGCGATAGCCTTCCTGTGAAACAAAGAACGAACCGACCATAAGCAGCCGATAGACGTTACCGCTCACGGTTGTATTACGAACTCCTTTTAATGGGGCCTTCTCGGCAATCTCCTGGATTACATCCTCCGTTGCAAGCTTACCGAACAAGCGGTCATTGCGATCCGTCTTCAAGGATACATAAAGCCGATCGCCTACCTCAGGCCACAAGCGGTCAATATTCGGAAGATCATCAAGAGATACAAGTATATCTTTGGAGAGTCCGATGTTCACGAACACCCCTAGCTTCCTTTTCACGTTGACAACTTCCGCCCATCCATATCGATCGATTTGAATGTCAGGGATTTTCATTGTAGCCGTAAGTCTTGCTTGTTTATCATGGTAGATGAATACCGTCACCGAATCGCCAATCTCAAGCTCCGTTCCTTCATTCGTTTCATTATGATGAAGTAACACATCTTCTGAACCGTCAGTTAAAAACCAGCCAAAATCCGCCTTACGTTCCACTTCTAACTCGACAGCCATACCGGCCTGAATTTTTTGCATGTATATGAATCCTCCTGTAACTAACCTTTACCTACACTTATATACCATGAATTATTTTTTCCAACATCATTGAATTTATCATCTTTTTGTTGTTATGTATACCCATTCCTATATTTTTCTTTATACCTGCTCATCTTCATTACAGGAATGCGGTATCAAGATTTGCCCTTTTTTACTATTGCTTAACAACGTATGCATGATCACTTTCGATAATTGGCTTGGCTTATATGGCTTAACTAAATAATCCTTGGCACCTAAGGAGAGCCCCTTTTCCCTTTCATCAAGTGCGGTCGATATGAAAACCGGGATTTCCTTCAAGCCAGCGGATACTTTTAACTCCCTTAAGATTCCCCACCCGTCCATCTCTCCTTCTTCAAGCAAGATATCCAGCACAATGGCGTCAGGCGGAGATTTTTTCAGCTCCTGGAAGGCTTTCCTTCCACTATTGAAATAATTCACATGAAAGCCGCTATCCATCAATTCATATTTCAATAATTCCGCCAAATTTATATCATCCTCAATGACCATGATTTCATAGCTCAGTTTTATCGACTGTCCATCATGATTCGAGCCCATCCCCTTTTGGGTAACTCTCGGTAAAGAAATGGTAAACGTGCTCCCTTGTCCGTACTGTGATACCACCGTCACCTGACCGCCGTGTGATTTGATGATTTCATCAACGATGGCCAACCCCAGGCCTGTCCCTCCGATTCTGCGGCGATCTGAATTATCGACACGATAAAACTTCTGAAATAAATGAGGCAGTGATTCTTTTGGGATTCCTAGCCCCTCATCCTCGATGTCTATGGAAAGCATATCATTCCTTGTATGAACACGGACCAATATCCTTCCTCCATCAGGAGAATATTTGATGGAATTGCTTAGTAGGTTGGTAAAGGCCTGTTCAATCTTAATCCGATCTCCTAAAATCATCAAGTCACTAGTTTCAATTTGGAGTTGTATATCATGGTGTTCTGTATTAATTTCAAGATGCTCAATTACCTTCTGAATCAATGGAAGGATTTCGACATATTTTTTTTCATAGATTTGTTTGCCGGATTCCATTTTTTGAACATCAAGAAAATCATTGATAAGTGCTGTAAGGCGTTTCGCTTCATTGTAAATTGTCTGCAGATATTTTGTCTGCCTCTCGGGCTTCAAGGGTTTATTCAGCATCAATTCGGTGAAACCAAGAACACTAGCAAGCGGAGTCCTCAATTCGTGGCTGACCGTACTGACGAACTCGGATTTCATTTGATCCACTTCATATTCCTTTGTAATGTCCCGGTAAACCAAAATAGTGCCAAAACCCTCTTCACGATAGCGCAAAGCTTCAAAATATACCTTTATGACCTGATTCGTCTCTTTCTTTTTAAATGTAAAGCTCCGTTGTTCATGATTGGCTTCTTCAAGATGCTGAATCGCTTCATCCAAAGAACGTAAAAATCTGTCTCCTTCCGTTTGATCAGACATCTCGGCACTCCACTTTTCCCAGGTCAGGTCAATGATCTGTTCTGGGGTGGAACCGGCTTTATAAATATCGCAGAAAGGCTGATTGACCTGAACGACTTTTCCATCCTGATCGATTAACTGGATGCCTTCCTTAATCGTGTTAAGAATGTCTTGATTTAACCTTCGATTCCCTTCGGTTTGCTCGTATAGCTTGATTTTGTCAAGCGACGTCGAGATCTGCTTCGCTAGCGTTTCGCATTCTTCCACCTCCTGATCGGTAAAGGGTGTTCCATATCTGCTAAACACCATGATTGCGTCCACCTCCTGAAACGTGGATAAAACGGGAAGATACAAATCATAGCTGTAATTCGTATTTTCGTGATACCCTTTCTCTGCGTCCAATTGTTCCCTTTTTATCGTGAATGGTTTCTTTTCTTTTAGCAAACGATAATTCAAGCCACTGTGGATATTGTTGCGGAATTGCTTCACGCCATTTTCCGAAATTCCAAATGACGAAGAGGCATCTTCATGTACTAAAGCAATCATTCCCCGATCAGCCGAAATAATCTTGCTCATATTAAAGACAATGCTCTTTAATACTTCGTTCTTATTTAAAGTGGAGGATATTCCATTGATTAATTCATTTCTCCTTGTCAGCTTCTGTTCATTATCCCTTATGATGCCTAGCGTAACTTGCAGTTCATTTTGCTGGGCCTGGAGCTCATCTTGCTGCGCCAGCAACTCTTCATTATGCGCCATCAATTCCTGCTCTTTTTCCTGTACGCTGGATACCATTTTTTTAAAGGCAATCGACAAAACCCCTAGCTCATCCTTGCGACTTTCATTGACGGTAATGACAGCATCCCGACCAGCAGCGATTTCATTGGCTGCTGCAGAGAAATCGGCAAGCGGCTTCCCAATATTCCTGATTATCGATCTGATAATGAATAGGAAGATGACTAAGAAAATTAAAACGAACCCGACAAAAACTCCTTGAAGGATGGATTGTTCTTTTGTAAGATCCTTCACATTTTCATCACGCTTCTCCGTCAGATTGCCTAAATATGATTTTATCAAGCTGCGAAAATCCGAAATTTGTGCGGAGATTTGTGTGCCGCCCATGTTTTCGGGAGAAGCCCTGAAGGATGGGAGATGTTCGCTAAAATAATAATCGGAAAATGCCTCAAGCCTATTGGACATGTTCCTATCCTCCTTGGAAGTGGCAATCGCCTTGAACTGCTCCATTTTTTTCCTGATTGAAGTTTCCTCTTGGACTGCTTGTTCCTTCACTTCCTCATTATTCACTACATTTTTGGACGCGCTATTTAAAAAGACTGTATGATATTGGTCGAGTATATCTTCCACTAATAATTGTTTTTCGACAATGGTTTGCCTGTGATGGATATATTCAGCGTGTAAAGACTGTAATTGGAAAAATAAGATACCTGTTCCGGCAATAAAAAGGATGATGCACCCTGTCATCAATGACACGACTTGCCTGGATAGACTTTTAGTAATGTATGGATTCAGCTTCATGCAGAATGACCTCTATCTTTTCGATTAACTTTAACGGGCTGAATGGTTTGGCCATAAAATAATCCGCACCCGCTTCCAATATTCTATCTTGTTCAAATTGCTGGCTTTTGGCAGATAACATGAGGATTTTCCCTTGTGTTTTTATTTCGGAAGACTGGATTTTTTCAATGATCTCCAGCCCGGTATACCCAGGCATCATGTAATCAAGAATAATCAGGTCATAGGTACGGTCCTTAAGGAGCTGTACCGCCTCCATTCCGTCTGCCGCTTCGTCAACTACATAATCTTCATCCTCAAGGGTGTCCACCACCAGCATTCGCAACACTTCTTCATCTTCCGCTAATAAAATTCGCTTCATCCTTCAGTCTCCTTAAACTCGTTTGTTTCATCCATTTCATCTGAAATGCTTATTTCGCACTATGGTGTTTATATTCTTTCCTTGAAACCGGTTTAAATCAGCTTTGTCAATAGACGCTCTATCCTTGCCTTAAGTTCCGTAATGCTGAATGGTTTGGTTACATAATCATCTGCACCTAATTTCAATGCTTTGGCAATATCATCCGTACTTTTTCTTCCTGTCAGCATAAGTACGGTATAAAAATTAGCATTGCTTCCTTGTTTCACTTCCTGCAGCACCTCGATTCCATCCATGATCGGCATCACTCCATCAAGAATCAGGAAATGCCCCACGTCTTCCTTGGCCCGATCGGAATTCAAAAACGAAGGGCCGTCTTCATAAACGGCAATATTCAAGTCGAAGTGCGGTACCTGCAGCGAACGCAACTCTTTGGTTAAGATGGTCCGGATGATAATATCGTCATCTATCACGGACACATTAAGGGATTTCTTGTTAAATCGTGTTTGCTGTATACTTTCAACCTTTGCACGCCCTGTTCGTTTCGCTTCATATAAAGAAGTGTCCGCTTCCTCAAGAGCTTCCTTCGGCGTAACGTGTTCATTTTCAACCGTAAATACACCGGCGGAAAATGTAATCGAGAATGCTTGTCCCTCGTGGATGAATTCCTTCGTGGAAAAGTCCTTGATTAACCTTGTTAGCTTATGCTTCGCTTGTTCATTTGAAGTATCAGGGAAAATAAGGACGAACTCCTCCCCTCCATAGCGGCAAATCAAATCAGAGCTCCTGATATTGCTTTTAATGAATTGGGCAAATTCGGCAAGTACGAAGTCTCCCACCGCATGTCCGTATTGATCATTCACCCGTTTAAAGTGATCTATATCAATGATGCTTATCGTAAAGCTCTGCCCTGAACGCTTATAATCATTGAAATGTCGCGGCAGTGTGTCTTCAAGAAATCTCCGGTTATATACTTGTGTCAACTCGTCTATTAAAACCGATTGATCAAAAATCCTTTTCCGCTGGATATGTCTCTCCATCTTGACGATAAACTCATCTATATCGATTGGCTTACCGATGAAATCATCCGCCCCCATCTTGAATGCTTTTATTCGGGTATGCTTATCGTTCTGAATGCTGATCATGATTTTCGGAATGAAATATTTCTCATTGTGGACGTGAATGTCATGAAGGATTTGAAACCCATCCTTTGCAGGCAGCTGAATATCAAGAATCAGGCAATCTGGCTGCATTTCAAAATATTGATTGGTCGCCTTGACAGGATCGGCATTCGTGATCACCATCCACCCCTGTTCCTCCAGAATATCTTTCAATAAAATCAGCATGGAAATATCATCATCAATGATCTGGATGAGCGGGGCCTGCGAATTACGTACCGGCTTTCCCTTTATTTCAATTTCATCAAAATGCTCATATTCGTATGTATGTTCAATAAGATCGAAAAGGAAATTCCTAAGATCGGATGGAATCCATAATCGGTCACTTTCTTCATCCATTTCATCTAACAGCTGTTCCGTAATTGACATAAGCCCACATAATTGCAGCGTACCAGCCGTCCCTTTGATAGAATGCAGGAAACGGAATACTTCTTGACCCGGGATGGTCTGAGCATCTTCAAGCTCCAGCCATTCAGACAGTTTGTTCTTAATATTTCCAAATAGACTATTTTTGTATTTTTCCATATTTACAAGTTTCACTTCTAATCACTTGACCCTTTCTTCATGTGGAAATAAAACCTTTGACCTATTAAAATTGCATACCCCACTTAAAATTAGGTCTAAAGTATATAACATCAGGAATATTTTACATCATAAAAGTTTGTCTATAAATAGAATATCGCCATCTTGCAAAATTTATTTAAAATATGTCATAAATTTTTCTTATTTAACCGACTCAGCCGTCTAATGCCGCATTGTTTAAAATAAAGGGAATTCGATGGTATAATTTATTGATCAACAGAAAGGAGCAGGGAAACATTCATGACAAAACAATTATATTATTCGTCCCCCCATACTTCCCAATGGGACTCCAAGCTCATGGGTTGCTTCAAGGAAAATGATTATTACTACGTTACACTTGATGAGACAGCCTTCTATCCTGAAGGAGGTGGCCAACCTTCAGATACTGGAACGATTG
This genomic stretch from Peribacillus muralis harbors:
- a CDS encoding GGDEF domain-containing response regulator, encoding MEKYKNSLFGNIKNKLSEWLELEDAQTIPGQEVFRFLHSIKGTAGTLQLCGLMSITEQLLDEMDEESDRLWIPSDLRNFLFDLIEHTYEYEHFDEIEIKGKPVRNSQAPLIQIIDDDISMLILLKDILEEQGWMVITNADPVKATNQYFEMQPDCLILDIQLPAKDGFQILHDIHVHNEKYFIPKIMISIQNDKHTRIKAFKMGADDFIGKPIDIDEFIVKMERHIQRKRIFDQSVLIDELTQVYNRRFLEDTLPRHFNDYKRSGQSFTISIIDIDHFKRVNDQYGHAVGDFVLAEFAQFIKSNIRSSDLICRYGGEEFVLIFPDTSNEQAKHKLTRLIKDFSTKEFIHEGQAFSITFSAGVFTVENEHVTPKEALEEADTSLYEAKRTGRAKVESIQQTRFNKKSLNVSVIDDDIIIRTILTKELRSLQVPHFDLNIAVYEDGPSFLNSDRAKEDVGHFLILDGVMPIMDGIEVLQEVKQGSNANFYTVLMLTGRKSTDDIAKALKLGADDYVTKPFSITELKARIERLLTKLI
- the cotJC gene encoding spore coat protein CotJC, yielding MWVYEKKLQYPVKVRNCNPRLAKYLIEQYGGADGELAAALRYLNQRYTIPDKVIGLLTDIGTEEFAHLEMIATMIYKLTKDATPQQMAEAGLGDHYVNHDSALFYHDAAGNPWTATYIQAKGDPIADLYEDIAAEEKARATYQWLIDISDDPDINDSLRFLREREIVHSMRFREAVEILKDEQGKKKFF
- a CDS encoding spore coat protein CotJB, producing the protein MNKNLDDEYYHLLEQIQAADFVLVELTHYLDTHPTDQQALQQFNQFHEYSKQLKSVFEPKYGPLSGFGNSFGGENKWEWGQGPWPWQV
- a CDS encoding response regulator transcription factor; translated protein: MKRILLAEDEEVLRMLVVDTLEDEDYVVDEAADGMEAVQLLKDRTYDLIILDYMMPGYTGLEIIEKIQSSEIKTQGKILMLSAKSQQFEQDRILEAGADYFMAKPFSPLKLIEKIEVILHEAESIHY
- a CDS encoding ATP-binding protein, whose product is MKLNPYITKSLSRQVVSLMTGCIILFIAGTGILFFQLQSLHAEYIHHRQTIVEKQLLVEDILDQYHTVFLNSASKNVVNNEEVKEQAVQEETSIRKKMEQFKAIATSKEDRNMSNRLEAFSDYYFSEHLPSFRASPENMGGTQISAQISDFRSLIKSYLGNLTEKRDENVKDLTKEQSILQGVFVGFVLIFLVIFLFIIRSIIRNIGKPLADFSAAANEIAAGRDAVITVNESRKDELGVLSIAFKKMVSSVQEKEQELMAHNEELLAQQDELQAQQNELQVTLGIIRDNEQKLTRRNELINGISSTLNKNEVLKSIVFNMSKIISADRGMIALVHEDASSSFGISENGVKQFRNNIHSGLNYRLLKEKKPFTIKREQLDAEKGYHENTNYSYDLYLPVLSTFQEVDAIMVFSRYGTPFTDQEVEECETLAKQISTSLDKIKLYEQTEGNRRLNQDILNTIKEGIQLIDQDGKVVQVNQPFCDIYKAGSTPEQIIDLTWEKWSAEMSDQTEGDRFLRSLDEAIQHLEEANHEQRSFTFKKKETNQVIKVYFEALRYREEGFGTILVYRDITKEYEVDQMKSEFVSTVSHELRTPLASVLGFTELMLNKPLKPERQTKYLQTIYNEAKRLTALINDFLDVQKMESGKQIYEKKYVEILPLIQKVIEHLEINTEHHDIQLQIETSDLMILGDRIKIEQAFTNLLSNSIKYSPDGGRILVRVHTRNDMLSIDIEDEGLGIPKESLPHLFQKFYRVDNSDRRRIGGTGLGLAIVDEIIKSHGGQVTVVSQYGQGSTFTISLPRVTQKGMGSNHDGQSIKLSYEIMVIEDDINLAELLKYELMDSGFHVNYFNSGRKAFQELKKSPPDAIVLDILLEEGEMDGWGILRELKVSAGLKEIPVFISTALDEREKGLSLGAKDYLVKPYKPSQLSKVIMHTLLSNSKKGQILIPHSCNEDEQV
- a CDS encoding CvfB family protein, whose amino-acid sequence is MQKIQAGMAVELEVERKADFGWFLTDGSEDVLLHHNETNEGTELEIGDSVTVFIYHDKQARLTATMKIPDIQIDRYGWAEVVNVKRKLGVFVNIGLSKDILVSLDDLPNIDRLWPEVGDRLYVSLKTDRNDRLFGKLATEDVIQEIAEKAPLKGVRNTTVSGNVYRLLMVGSFFVSQEGYRCFIHESERKEEPRLGELVEGRVIDSKEDGTLNVSLIPFKQDLMGEDADVIFTYLMNRGGAMPYGDKTPPDEIQFHFGLSKGAFKRALGKLMKEDKIYQEDGWTYSSDRK